The Helianthus annuus cultivar XRQ/B chromosome 16, HanXRQr2.0-SUNRISE, whole genome shotgun sequence genome includes a window with the following:
- the LOC110907348 gene encoding uncharacterized protein LOC110907348 has product MAVEKLQGDYTAQYLLLRDYAQELLRTNPGSTVKLEVESEPNSNSETRQFKRIYICFGGVKQGFKQGGREILVLDGCFMKGPYPRQILTAIGVDANNGIYPVAYAVVESENTNSWLWFLEYLGDDLDIHANSNFTFISDRHKGLIPAINRLFPVVEHRYCLRHIHENMKSQWRGDLYKDMLWKCASATTVPFFNKYMDEIKEKDVGLYNWLQQIPPKHWTKSYFSGRAKCDVLLNNLCECFNKQLVRGRDKPIITCLEYIREYMMRRIGVVSRMLDKCDGPLTPGATITLNQIKQDASQLNVVYAGQNKYEVSGEGHNQCVLDMNTKSCTCRKWELTGMPCKHAVAVNWDMVRYGMEVDIPKAWVDEVYWLDNWKKVY; this is encoded by the exons ATGGCTGTTGAAAAACTACAAGGTGACTACACTGCTCAGTACTTGCTTCTAAGAGATTATGCTCAAGAGTTGCTCAGAACAAACCCTGGTTCAACAGTGAAGCTTGAGGTTGAAAGTGAGCCCAATTCAAATAGTGAAACAAGGCAATTTAAAAGGATCTACATATGCTTTGGAGGAGTGAAACAAGGATTTAAACAAGGTGGTAGGGAGATTTTGGTTTTGGATGGCTGCTTTATGAAGGGACCTTATCCACGGCAGATCCTAACAGCTATTGGTGTGGATGCCAATAATGGAATCTATCCTGTAGCATATGCAGTAGTTGAATCAGAAAATACAAATTCATGGCTTTGGTTCCTTGAATATTTGGGTGATGATCTTGATATTCATGCTAATTCCAACTTCACCTTTATTAGTGATAGACATAAG GGTCTGATACCTGCAATCAATAGGCTGTTTCCTGTAGTAGAGCATAGGTATTGTCTTCGTCATATTCATGAAAACATGAAGTCCCAATGGAGAGGGGACCTTTACAAAGACATGTTATGGAAGTGTGCAAGTGCTACAACAGTACCCTTCTTCAATAAGTACATGGATGAGATCAAAGAGAAGGATGTGGGATTATACAACTGGCTGCAGCAAATCCCACCAAAGCATTGGACCAAATCCTATTTCAGTG GGAGGGCTAAATGTGATGTTCTACTTAACAACTTGTGTGAGTGTTTCAATAAACAACTTGTGAGAGGCAGAGACAAGCCCATTATTACTTGTTTGGAATACATCCGAGAGTACATGATGAGGAGAATAGGTGTGGTCAGCAGGATGTTGGACAAATGTGATGGTCCTTTGACCCCAGGTGCCACTATCACCTTGAACCAAATCAAGCAAGATGCATCTCAGTTAAATGTTGTGTACGCTGGCCAGAACAAGTATGAAGTCAGTGGTGAGGGTCATAATCAGTGTGTACTGGACATGAACACAAAGTCATGCACTTGTAGGAAGTGGGAACTTACAGGCATGCCATGCAAGCATGCAGTGGCTGTAAATTGGGATATGGTTAGGTATGGTATGGAAGTTGATATTCCGAAAGCATGGGTGGATGAGGTTTATTGGTTAGATAACTGGAAAAAGGTCTACTAG